In Fusobacterium canifelinum, a genomic segment contains:
- a CDS encoding ABC transporter permease, with product MFWRMVRGTLFRQKSKMLMIAFTVALGVSLATAMMNVMLGVGDKVNKELKTYGANITVMHKDASILDDLYGLSGEGVSNKFLSESEVTKIKQIFWGFAIVDFAPYLERTGEVEGVSNKVKIYGTWFEKHLVMPTGEEVDAGIKNLKTWWEIKGEWLKDDDLDGVMIGSLIAGKYNIKIGDTINVKGTNETKKLIVRGIINSGGNDDEAIYTVLKTTQDLFSLEDKITMIEVSALTTPDNDLAKKAAQDPNSLTISEYETWYCTAYVSSISYQIQEVLTDSVAKPNRQVAESEGTILNKTELLMLLICILSSFASALGISNLITASVIERSQEIGLIKAIGGTNRRIILLILTEIVLTGIFGGIFGYIAGIGFTQIIGKTVFSSYIEPAVIVVPIDIALVFAVTIIGSIPAIRYLLTLKPTEVLHGR from the coding sequence ATGTTTTGGAGAATGGTAAGAGGAACATTATTTAGACAGAAAAGTAAAATGTTAATGATAGCATTTACAGTAGCATTGGGAGTATCTCTTGCAACAGCTATGATGAATGTTATGCTTGGAGTAGGAGATAAAGTTAATAAGGAATTGAAGACTTATGGTGCTAATATCACTGTAATGCACAAAGATGCTTCTATACTTGATGACCTATATGGTTTAAGTGGAGAAGGAGTATCTAATAAATTTTTATCAGAATCAGAAGTGACTAAGATAAAACAAATATTTTGGGGCTTTGCAATAGTTGATTTTGCTCCGTATTTAGAAAGAACAGGAGAAGTAGAAGGAGTATCTAATAAAGTAAAAATTTATGGAACTTGGTTCGAAAAACATCTTGTTATGCCAACAGGTGAAGAAGTTGATGCAGGAATTAAAAACTTAAAAACTTGGTGGGAAATTAAAGGTGAATGGCTAAAAGATGATGACTTAGATGGAGTTATGATAGGTAGCCTTATAGCAGGAAAGTATAATATTAAAATTGGGGATACAATTAATGTTAAAGGTACAAATGAAACTAAAAAACTTATTGTAAGAGGAATAATAAATTCTGGTGGAAATGATGATGAAGCTATCTATACAGTTTTAAAGACTACACAAGATTTATTTAGCTTAGAAGATAAGATAACTATGATAGAAGTTTCAGCTTTGACAACACCTGATAATGATTTGGCTAAGAAAGCTGCACAAGACCCTAATAGTTTAACAATTTCTGAATATGAAACTTGGTACTGTACTGCTTATGTTAGCTCAATAAGTTATCAAATACAAGAAGTTTTAACTGACAGTGTGGCTAAACCTAATAGACAGGTTGCTGAATCAGAAGGAACAATTTTAAATAAGACTGAACTTTTAATGTTATTAATTTGTATTTTAAGCTCATTTGCCTCTGCTCTTGGAATTTCTAACTTAATAACAGCTTCTGTTATTGAAAGAAGTCAAGAAATTGGTTTAATCAAAGCAATAGGTGGAACAAATAGAAGAATTATTTTACTTATATTGACTGAGATAGTTCTAACAGGAATATTTGGTGGAATATTTGGATATATAGCTGGAATAGGATTTACACAAATAATTGGAAAAACAGTATTCTCATCATATATTGAGCCAGCAGTTATAGTTGTTCCAATAGATATTGCTCTTGTGTTTGCAGTTACAATAATAGGAAGTATCCCTGCAATCAGATACTTGCTAACTTTAAAGCCAACAGAAGTATTACATGGAAGATAG
- a CDS encoding Fe-S-containing protein has protein sequence MLKFYIDVINYLAIFAFLLGIITALLIKYKNLYLNIVVGLISLVGLACSITMTVFKQLYPQKMVKISLQYNRWALAIGMGFMLIALLFQFLKTLREKEGTKLCILSVISISFSTIAVWFLGFTIIPQVYAMTKEFVAFGEDSFGTQSLVRLGGFLLGLLTVFLIGLSVQKVYFRLKKSFGKVFALLIYLVASLDFFLRGVSALARLRFLKSSNSLVFNIMVLEDKSTVYITILFTIVACIFSFLLFKDSRKVTGTFKNNALLRLEKAKLKNNRHWLTSLIFFSILSVFSITVIHSHITKPVALTPPQPYQEEGNMIVIPLTDVEDGHLHRFSYIATGGNNVRFIVVKKPKGGSYGVGLDACDICGLAGYYERNDEIVCKRCDVVMNKSTIGFKGGCNPVPFEYEIKDKKIYIDKATLEKEKDRFPVGD, from the coding sequence ATGTTAAAGTTTTACATAGATGTGATAAATTATCTTGCAATCTTTGCATTCCTATTAGGAATTATTACAGCACTATTAATAAAATATAAAAACCTATATTTGAATATAGTTGTTGGATTAATTTCATTAGTAGGCTTAGCTTGTTCAATTACAATGACAGTATTTAAACAGTTATATCCACAGAAAATGGTAAAAATATCGCTGCAATATAACAGATGGGCATTGGCAATTGGAATGGGATTTATGCTAATAGCTTTATTGTTTCAATTTTTGAAAACTTTAAGGGAGAAAGAAGGGACTAAACTTTGTATTCTATCAGTTATAAGTATTAGTTTTTCTACAATAGCTGTATGGTTTTTAGGTTTTACAATAATTCCACAGGTGTATGCAATGACAAAAGAGTTTGTTGCCTTTGGTGAAGATTCTTTTGGAACGCAATCTTTAGTTAGATTAGGTGGATTTTTACTAGGACTTTTAACAGTTTTCTTAATAGGCTTATCAGTTCAAAAAGTATATTTTCGTTTGAAAAAAAGCTTTGGAAAAGTCTTTGCATTGTTAATCTATTTAGTAGCAAGTTTAGATTTCTTTTTAAGAGGAGTTTCTGCACTTGCAAGATTAAGATTTTTAAAATCAAGTAATAGTTTAGTATTTAATATAATGGTGCTTGAAGATAAAAGTACAGTATATATAACAATACTATTTACAATAGTAGCTTGTATTTTTTCATTTTTATTGTTTAAAGATAGTAGAAAAGTTACAGGTACTTTTAAAAATAATGCATTACTTAGATTGGAGAAAGCAAAATTAAAAAATAATAGGCATTGGCTTACAAGTTTAATATTTTTTTCAATATTATCTGTATTCTCAATAACTGTTATTCATAGTCATATAACAAAACCAGTGGCATTAACACCTCCTCAGCCTTATCAAGAAGAAGGAAATATGATAGTGATTCCTTTAACAGATGTTGAAGATGGACACTTACATAGATTTTCATATATAGCAACAGGTGGAAATAATGTTAGATTTATAGTTGTTAAAAAACCAAAAGGTGGAAGCTATGGAGTGGGACTTGATGCCTGTGATATTTGTGGACTTGCAGGATATTATGAAAGAAATGATGAAATTGTCTGCAAACGTTGTGATGTTGTAATGAATAAATCAACAATTGGTTTCAAAGGTGGATGTAATCCAGTACCATTTGAATATGAAATTAAAGATAAAAAAATATATATAGATAAAGCGACTTTAGAAAAAGAAAAAGATCGTTTTCCAGTGGGTGATTAA
- a CDS encoding enhanced serine sensitivity protein SseB, protein MINMNKITENERLKELLKKINEDNSPELDNEILEEIIMKTNFLSYINSNELESTFGNINFNVLKTDDDKVYLPAFTDAEELSKWGIPENMNTITLNFDDYVEIILDNDIDGLAINPFGDYYIISKKGLENLKNMKKERLKVNEIRIEANSKLLISEPKHLPTMMMEAIKNCCDDLGNVNKAWILEMMTEKDKSWLLVLDFEGDKNYIFSKISQAARNYLGNMYLDMLPYEDDFARNSVQNHKTFYSKNK, encoded by the coding sequence ATGATTAATATGAATAAAATAACTGAAAATGAAAGATTAAAAGAATTATTAAAAAAAATAAATGAAGACAATAGTCCTGAATTGGATAATGAAATTTTAGAAGAAATTATTATGAAAACTAACTTTTTAAGTTATATAAATTCAAATGAGCTTGAATCAACTTTTGGAAATATAAACTTTAATGTATTAAAAACTGATGATGATAAAGTTTATCTTCCAGCTTTTACAGATGCTGAAGAATTATCTAAATGGGGTATTCCTGAAAATATGAATACAATTACATTAAATTTTGATGACTATGTAGAAATAATTTTAGATAATGATATAGATGGTTTAGCTATTAATCCTTTTGGTGATTATTATATAATTTCAAAAAAGGGATTAGAAAATTTAAAAAATATGAAAAAAGAGAGATTAAAAGTTAATGAAATTAGAATTGAAGCTAATTCAAAATTATTAATATCTGAACCTAAACATCTTCCAACTATGATGATGGAAGCTATCAAAAATTGTTGTGATGATTTAGGAAATGTAAATAAAGCTTGGATTTTGGAAATGATGACTGAAAAAGATAAAAGTTGGCTTTTAGTTTTAGATTTTGAAGGAGATAAAAACTATATTTTCTCAAAAATCAGTCAAGCTGCTAGAAATTATCTTGGAAATATGTATTTAGACATGTTACCTTATGAGGATGATTTTGCAAGAAACTCTGTACAAAATCATAAAACTTTTTACTCTAAAAATAAATAA
- a CDS encoding ABC transporter substrate-binding protein produces MKKNIFFGKVLLSILLTFIFIACQKEENKEESIRTVSTVDIDSLNPYEVVSSNSDQILLNVFEGLVMPGVDGTVIPALAESYEVSEDGKTYTFAIRKGVKFHNGNDMDIKDVEFSLNYMSGKLGNNPTEALFENIEKIEVLDDSHIAIHLSEPDSSFIYYMKEAIVPDENKDHLSETAIGTGPYKIAEYQREQKLVLSKNEEYWGEKAKIPTVSILISPNSETNFLKLLSGEINFLSGIDSKRIPELDKYQILNSPSNLCLILSLNPKEKPFDDIEVRKAINLAIDKNKIIQLAMNGKGSPIYTNMSPVMSKFLWSAPEEKVDPQKAKQILEENKLLPMEFTLKVPNSSKIYLDTAQSIREQLKEVGITVNLEVIEWATWLSDVYTNRKYVASLAGLAGKMEPDAILRRYTSTYPKNFTNFNNAKYDALIEEAKRTSNEAKQVENYKEAQKILSEEQAAIFLMDPNTVIATEKGLEGFEFYPLPYLNFAKLYFKK; encoded by the coding sequence ATGAAAAAAAATATTTTTTTTGGAAAAGTATTACTATCTATTTTATTAACTTTTATTTTTATTGCTTGTCAAAAAGAAGAAAATAAAGAGGAAAGCATTAGAACAGTTTCAACAGTGGATATTGACAGTTTAAATCCCTATGAAGTTGTTTCTAGTAATTCTGATCAAATTCTTTTAAATGTCTTTGAAGGATTAGTTATGCCAGGAGTAGATGGAACAGTTATTCCTGCATTGGCAGAATCTTATGAAGTTTCAGAAGATGGTAAGACATACACATTTGCAATTAGAAAGGGAGTAAAATTTCACAATGGAAATGATATGGATATTAAGGATGTAGAATTCTCATTAAATTATATGTCTGGAAAGTTAGGTAACAATCCAACAGAAGCTCTATTTGAAAATATTGAAAAAATAGAAGTATTAGATGATTCACATATTGCAATTCATTTGTCTGAGCCGGACTCTAGTTTTATTTATTATATGAAAGAGGCAATAGTTCCTGATGAAAATAAAGATCATTTAAGTGAGACTGCAATAGGAACAGGACCATATAAAATTGCTGAATATCAGAGAGAACAAAAATTAGTTCTTAGTAAAAACGAAGAATACTGGGGAGAAAAAGCAAAAATTCCAACAGTTTCAATTTTAATAAGTCCAAATTCAGAAACAAATTTTCTTAAATTATTATCTGGAGAAATAAATTTCTTATCAGGTATTGATTCTAAGAGAATCCCTGAATTAGATAAATATCAAATTCTTAATTCACCTTCAAATCTATGTTTAATTTTATCATTAAACCCTAAGGAAAAACCTTTTGATGATATTGAAGTACGTAAAGCAATTAATCTCGCTATTGATAAAAATAAAATAATTCAATTAGCAATGAATGGAAAAGGAAGTCCTATTTATACAAATATGAGTCCTGTTATGTCAAAATTTTTATGGTCTGCACCAGAAGAAAAGGTAGATCCTCAAAAAGCTAAACAAATCCTAGAAGAAAATAAATTATTACCTATGGAATTTACTTTAAAAGTTCCAAATAGCTCTAAGATTTATTTAGATACTGCTCAATCTATTAGAGAACAATTAAAAGAAGTAGGAATTACAGTTAATTTAGAAGTGATTGAATGGGCAACTTGGCTTTCTGATGTCTATACTAACAGAAAATATGTGGCTAGTTTAGCTGGTTTAGCTGGGAAAATGGAACCTGATGCTATTTTAAGAAGATATACTTCTACTTATCCAAAAAACTTTACAAATTTTAATAATGCAAAATATGATGCTTTAATAGAAGAAGCTAAAAGAACTTCAAATGAAGCAAAACAAGTGGAAAATTATAAGGAAGCTCAGAAAATTTTGTCTGAAGAACAAGCAGCTATTTTTCTTATGGATCCAAATACTGTTATCGCAACAGAAAAGGGACTAGAAGGATTTGAATTTTATCCATTACCATATTTAAACTTTGCAAAACTATACTTTAAGAAATAA